A single region of the Lucilia cuprina isolate Lc7/37 unplaced genomic scaffold, ASM2204524v1 Scaffold_6158, whole genome shotgun sequence genome encodes:
- the LOC111682488 gene encoding probable basic-leucine zipper transcription factor R: protein MLQQHATCLQQHIKETTTTITTSTWPQTTKAKTSTAIKYNLICLNNKHENSLKTHLRSQQGITVNLKLPLAAGTHLNSSNNNVALHRSSSSNNIKSNNNNSNNVNETLATTWALNLLKTTKQNAQQQQQQQQQQKPTEIKPGLANNKALKPRLIFYTENSQKAQILKERKLLNESNMLPLTQKQESLDSQKQESLDFNSKRRRGRLRLSYEIKQNLLKKEKQQQQPQQLEYNVPAILFINNVAKVITTLLLTYMLAFIKQIKQHKFVYKPQQQQQKSKKTVKQQPQQNSPYKKPAENLVLSLIKQIIIKTKTNNYNKQKRKQTSTTLSSSSSAAASSNSNNNPLLLYAFLFLITLLILPCHQPHNGLAEAAKPKSATQHSNNNINNNNNHLQHQQQHQQDKPNIAYAAGADNVHIDKQGTVLTPPSYHVVSSQTSNEEETEYILDSDERNFDLENESINEVNEDQEDDMQEQERDSYEKYDNGKFKLKSKLDKFILKVSINKIFSISRSFLGF from the coding sequence ATGTTGCAGCAACACGCAACATGTTTACAGCAACATATAaaggaaacaacaacaacaattaccaCTTCTACTTGGCcacaaacaacaaaagcaaaaacctCTACAGCaatcaaatacaatttaatatgtttaaacaacaaacatgaaaattctcttaaaacaCACTTACGCTCTCAACAAGGGATAACAGTTAATCTTAAACTCCCTCTAGCTGCTGGCACTCATttaaacagcagcaacaacaatgttGCCCTGCATAGGTCCTCTTCCTCAAACAACATTAAgagcaataacaataatagtaataatgttAATGAAACATTAGCAACAACATGGGCCTTAAATTTGCTAAAGACAACCAAGCAAAAtgcacaacaacagcaacaacagcagcagcagcaaaaaccAACAGAAATTAAACCAGGCTTAGCTAATAACAAAGCTTTAAAGCCTCGTTTAATTTTCTACACGGAAAACTCCCAAAAGgcacaaattttaaaagaaagaaaacttttaaacgaGAGCAACATGTTGCCGCTAACACAAAAGCAAGAATCCTTAGATTCACAAAAACAAGAATCATTAgattttaatagtaaacgtagAAGAGGACGTCTAAGGTTGTCttatgaaattaaacaaaatttgttgaaaaaggaaaagcagcagcaacagccaCAGCAGCTGGAATATAATGTGCCagcaatattgtttataaacaatgttgCTAAAGTAATAACAACATTATTGTTAACATATATGTTAgcgtttataaaacaaataaaacaacataaatttgtatataaaccacaacaacaacaacaaaaatccaaaaaaaccgttaaacaacaaccacaacaaaacTCTCCCTATAAAAAACCAGCAGAAAATTTAGTATtatctttaataaaacaaataattataaaaactaaaactaataattataataaacaaaaacgtaaacaaacaTCAACTACATTATCATCGTCTTCATCAGCAGCAGCATCCTCCAACTCCAACAACAATCCCCTACTCCTTTATGCCTTTCTCTTCTTAATAACGCTCCTTATACTTCCATGTCATCAACCCCATAACGGTCTGGCCGAAGCCGCCAAACCTAAATCGGCCACTCAACACtctaacaacaacatcaacaacaacaacaatcatctgcaacatcaacagcagcatCAGCAGGATAAACCGAATATCGCCTATGCTGCTGGGGCAGATAATGTCCATATTGATAAGCAGGGCACTGTCTTAACACCGCCCTCATATCATGTTGTATCATCGCAAACATCGAATGAAGAGGAAACCGAATATATACTCGATTCGGATGAGCGTAATTTCGATTTGGAAAATGAGAGCATAAATGAGGTAAACGAAGACCAGGAGGATGATATGCAGGAGCAGGAACGTGAttcttatgaaaaatatgataatggtaagtttaaattaaaaagcaaacttgacaaatttatattaaaggtatctattaataagattttttcgATTTCAAGAAGTTTCTTAGGTTTTTAA